In the Girardinichthys multiradiatus isolate DD_20200921_A chromosome 4, DD_fGirMul_XY1, whole genome shotgun sequence genome, one interval contains:
- the LOC124866449 gene encoding AKT-interacting protein has protein sequence MNLNPFWSMSASTSRKRTDEEQSGHGDQRASPVRTHFGKKVLPPIPKNATPITKPASMGSATHSANGTHASYGPFYLEYALLAEFTLVIKQKLPGIYVQPSYKSALMWFGVIFIRHGLYQDGVFKFTVYIPDNYPDGESPKLVFDIPVFHPLVDPVSGELDVRRAFTKWRRNHNHIWQVLMYARTVFYKINTTEPLNPEAAVLYEKDVQLFKSKVVESVKLCNSHLFDQPKIDDPYAISFSPWNPAVHEEAKERMFTFKRRPEEHHKGTQVSGLSWVKPGSTQPFSKEDSPPQS, from the exons ATGAACCTAAACCCCTTCTGGAGCATGTCTGCCAGCACAAGTCGTAAG AGAACTGATGAAGAGCAGAGTGGGCACGGGGACCAGAGAGCCAGCCCAGTCCGGACTCACTTTGGTAAAAAGGTCCTTCCGCCCATTCCTAAGAATGCAACCCCGATTACAAAACCTGCATCAATGGGCAGTGCGACCCACTCGGCTAATGGCACACACGCCTCCTATGGCCCGTTTTACTTGGAGTACGCTCTGCTGGCGGAGTT CACACTCGTCATTAAGCAGAAACTCCCTGGAATTTATGTCCAGCCATCCTACAAGTCGGCACTAA TGTGGTTTGGGGTCATATTCATCAGGCACGGTCTGTATCAAGATGGCGTCTTCAAATTCACTGTGTATATTCCAGACAACTATCCAGATGGAGAGTCTCct aaactggTATTTGACATCCCAGTCTTCCACCCTCTTGTGGACCCAGTATCTGGAGAACTTGATGTCAGAAGAGCTTTCACCAAATGGAG aCGGAATCACAACCACATCTGGCAAGTCTTGATGTATGCACGTACAGTTTTTTACAAGATCAACACAACGGAGCCTCTAAACCCAGAAGCTGCAGTACT GTATGAAAAAGATGTGCAGCTGTTCAAAAGCAAAGTGGTGGAGAGCGTTAAACTATGCAACAGTCATCTTTTTGACCAGCCTAAGATAGATGATCCCTACGCAATAAG TTTCTCTCCATGGAACCCAGCAGTGCATGAAGAGGCAAAGGAGAGGATGTTCACATTCAAA AGACGGCCAGAGGAACACCACAAAGGAACACAGGTGTCAGGGTTATCTTGGGTAAAGCCTGGTTCGACCCAGCCTTTCAGCAAAGAAGACAGTCCTCCTCAGAGCTGA